In Lathyrus oleraceus cultivar Zhongwan6 chromosome 2, CAAS_Psat_ZW6_1.0, whole genome shotgun sequence, the DNA window TGCACTAATGGGTTTTTATAATGGTTACCAATATGTGGTGGTAAAGCGAACACATATTAGTACACCCTATGTTACCACGAACCACCATCCGTGGTGGAATCCTTCTCCCAACTGTTGTGAAATGTGTAGTAGTGTACATTCAGCTACATCCAATGGTATTTTAAAGTGTCACATTCATACACGACACCAGATGCTCACAGTGATCCGCCTAGGTTAGCTCATCATGAGATATTAGAGAAGGAGCAGGCTATGGCAGATCTTGTCATTGATGTGTTACCTGCATGTCGTTATATTATGGATATTATGCGAGCGGGTATATGAGGCTTGAATTTATCATAGTAAGTCATGATTATTTTCTTCATAAGCATTGACTAAGATATCCATAGTTAACTTTAGTTAAGAAATTCTTCGTATTTTCTAACTTTGGTTCAGAATCTAATGGTGTTTAGAGTCTGGTGAAGTTTAGAGTCTGGAGTCTCTTTATCTAGAGTCCAAAGGCTCTCTTTGTTCAAAGTCTGTTTTGTTCAGCTTTGCTCAGTGTCTGGCTTGTTCAGAGTCTGCTTTATCCAGTATATGGCTTGTTCAGAGTATGCTTTATCCAATATATGGATTATTCAAAGTATACTTTATCCAACATATGGCTTGTTCAAATTCTTCTTTATTCAGTATATGGCTTGTTCAAAGTCTACTTCATCCAAAATCTAACTTGTTTTGATTCTGCACACTTAACAAACTATTAGAGTACAAAATTATTCTttatactttgttatcatcaaaactcaatGATTGCAAATGTAGAACCAAACTTGTTCGaataatctccccctttttttatgatgacaatTACTATATTTTTGATGAACAAATTTGACTTAACAAATAATCAACTAAAAATTAAATttaggtttgtaagctccccctgagttttatatctttaaaattttctttgtttaaGTTCACAAAGTGAGATTTACAAGCTTTCTCTGAGTTTAAGACTTAgattttttttcttcaatcaGCACAAGTAATCTCATAGTTTATCCAACAAATTGTTAAAATGTTTGAGATTTATATTGGgataaaaatgaatcaaaatcAAATTGTTTCTCCCCCGTTGTCATCAATAAAAAAGATACAGATAAAACTAAAGACAAAGTTAAGAAGATTTAGAATGAAAAGAAACACTTCATTTATCATTCAGAATTACAAGATATGAACtgaagaaaataaaaatatataagAAAAGATTGTTCAGAGAAGAATATGGTGGAGACAAGAAGGGAAAAGGAGACTAAGGAGCGAAGGGTCCAACTCCATAAGCAATCTTTTTGGACTTTTGACTTTGGCCATCAGTGGTTTTAGCTACATCAAACTTCAAGCTCCAATGGGTTACAAGAGCCTTAGTTAAGTAAGCTTTTTTTCACATTCTTCATTATTCCTTCTTGAGAGAAGAGTCCTGAGAGAACTCATCCATAGGGAAGGAAGAAAGACATTTCTTCGCGATAAGCCATGATCTTTGACTTCATGAAGTTAAAGATGGTGAGAGGTAGGATAACTTAAACCCTTGATAGGAGGAAGTACAAGAGATGTTTATCATCATAAGTAAGCAAGTCCATATCCTTTTCTCTTGGTAAGAAATTTGACACCAATAGTTGATGCCATATTTTTCCATGGGAGGTAGAGAGAGAGAGGAGACATTCTCCGGCTTATCAAGGTTGGCAAGAATGCGCTTAGGAATGATGGAGAGGAAGGGGATGTTGCTTCTGAATTATAAAAGGAAGAATGCATCTGAAAGCAATAAATTTCCAAAGGGCATTTATAGTATGAAAGTGAAATGTTCTTTTAGGCTGAGATATGTGTCGAGTGGTAGCGGTTGGAAGGTGATAGTTAGGTGTGGGTTGAATAGTCATAAACTATCTAAGGATTTAGAAGGACATGGCATATTCGGTCATCTAAAAGTTCATAAAAGACAATTTGTGAATGATATGACAAAGTACAACATGGCTCCACGATACATAGTTGCTGCTTTGAAAGACAAAGATCTAGAAAACCTAATTAGTGTTACCCAGGTGTATAAAGTTAGAGCTACATACAAGCAGGAAAGAGAGGTCCATTGACGGAAATACAAATATTGTTGAGTCTTATTCATAGAGAAAAATACACACGCTGAACTAGAAATACGGAAGACtcaaatgttgttgctgatatctTTTGGACACATCCTGATTCAGTGAAGTTGTTGAATATGTTTCATTTGGTGTTGATTTTTGATTATACATACAAGAAAAATAGGTAATGGCCAGATGTTGATTTTTGATATCTTTTTAACATACTTTGATTTATCATATTTTTGATTATGTGCATCGTGATCATACAGGTATCGACTACCATTGCTTGAGATTGTTGGTGTTACATAAACAAAGTTAACGTTTTTGATAGGCTTTGACTATTTGGAAGATGGAAGGGAGGAGAACTTCAAATGGGAACTATGGAAGCTCAAAAAGTTGTTCTCTTCCGAGAATTTACTACTGAAGGTTGTGGTGATGGACTGGGAACTCGCGTTGATGAATGCATGAAAGTTGTGTTTCCAAATTCAACTCATATGTTGTGTTCGTTCCATATTTCAAAAAATGTTAGTATGAAATATAAAAAGTATGTTAAATCAGTAAGACAATAATATGTTGTGGATCTTTGGAACAACATCATGTATGCTAATAGAAAAAATGAGTTTGTCGAACACTTGAAGCACTTTGAGACTGTTTGTGTTGATATTCCTTTATTTGCTAACTATATGAAAGAAACACGGTTAACACCTTATAAAGAAAGGTTTGTTGTTGCTTGAACTAATAGGGTCACTCATTCAGGGAACACATCAACGAACATGTACAAGGGCGTCATTTTGATGTTATTACATTACTTTACATAATTTAACATATATTTCTAGTTATGGTTTTTAGGGTGGAATCTGCTCATTAGAGACTAAAAAACATGTTGACTACAAGTCAGGGAGATTTATGCCGAAGTTGGGATGCTGTGAATACCATGTTGAAGTTGCAGCTAGgttcaattagggtatcgtttcaAAAATGTATTATCAACATTAATCATCGGTATAAAACTCCATTCTATACCAACTTGCACGATTTTGTTTCAAAATAGTGTATACAACACATTGGAAAGGAACTAGAAAGGGTAAAATTTATTGGTGCAAGCAAAGATGCTTGTGGTTACTTCATTAGAACTACACATGGGTTACCATGTGCATGTCAACTTGCCGATTTCCAAATACAAGGCAATCTTGTTCCTTTTGAACCAATTCATGTTTTTTTGGAAGAAATTACACATTGAAGAGCATGATGTCAGTCATGAAGAAAGTGGTACACAATTGGATTTAGAAGTAAAGTGTGAAGAGTTGAAGACATATTTTATTACTTTGATACTGTATGCTAAAGGGTGTTGAAAAAAAAGGTTTGGAAACTAACACATCCATCCACAACTTCTATGTGACCACCGTCGGTGAAGTACAAGCCAAATAGGGGAAATAAAAGGAGTAAAAAGGGTGAATAAAGTGATGTGAATCGTGATAATTCATAGTGGAAGCATGGTGAGGGCTCGCGGGGGAGTCAGACTACAAAGAGATCATGCACGAAACCAACTGGAAGTCAACCGTCAAGTATGTGGGGTAGAAGTCAACCATCTACTACATCTTCGAGGCATCTTTACTTGTCTCAATTTCCTGATTTCTTACATTCATACATTAATGACATTGTTGATGTGAATGACGATAAAAATGGTGGTTTTCAGGCTATTGCAACTTTACTTGGATGGGGCAAAGAGTCATGGTCTTTGATTCAGACACAATTAGATACTTAAGTTCAATCAACACCTTCAACTGTTTTCCAATTTATTCTATGACACAGTCTCTGAAGTTAGGAATGTGTTACGAGTAAAACACTTGGGCGTGCAGGATATTGATAAATGGATGATGATTCAAGATATGATTTACCCTATTGCTTGTAGATACAATGTCATATTTGTCTCCCTGTTAAAGAGACTTAACATTACATTTTCCCTCTTACCTTAGCTCCACATATATATACGAGTAGACATAAAATTATTGTTGTTGGTTTTATCAACAACAATCATTGAGTTCAGGTAAAGTTGAAACCTGATTGTCCATTATCTTCCATCATTGATAGTTGGAGACAGGATTGTACTAAAGATGCAAAAAAATGGAATCAACATATGCAAGACGCATTAGGCACTGAGAAGATAGAAAGTCATCCTAATTTGTTTTGCAATATTGTATGTAGCATAATTTTTattatatgtatatattttatcGGGTAGTTTTTTTATCGAATCAGTTATGCGGGAAAAATTGAACAAGTTTCACTCACTTAAGTTAATACCAGCAATTTCTCAAATTTCAGATTTATgtgaaaaataccaaaaatttCAGTATTTTTGAAATTATGTGGCACATACTAGAAATTTCAAATTTTCTGAAATTTAGTGGTGATTTTCgaaaatttcataattttcgGTAAAACACTCCATATCCCTACTAGAATTTTTACAATTTTCGGTATGTTTATATAGGAAATTCTAAATTCAGGTACAAGTGTCTTTGTTGCGATAAaaaaaattttgaaatttgaaattttccaataaaaacaaataaattttaaaaaatttcaatATTTACAAAAGGGTATAACAATAAAAATACTCTAAATATAGGGGTGTCACAAGTCTAGGTGGCAAGTTAAAGAGCCTTTAACTTGTCACCCCCCACTTATACCTGACACCCTCTCCCCATTTAGAAACAATTTTACTGTTATACCCTTGGATGAATTTAGGAAATTTTAGAATTTTATAGATTTTTATTGGAATTTTTTAGATTGTAGCAAAAAAATTTGGAATTTTACGGTGTTTTATGCAAAATTACCGAAAAATTTTAAAATTGAGGAAGTTTTTGTTTTTTCTAGAAAATTTTCAGTATGGGTTAAGATTTCCCGGGAAAATACTAGATTTTTTGAAATTTACGGTATTTTTTACCATTAATTTTGAAATTTCCGGTATTTTTTACCataaattttgaaattttctgGTATAAATGTGAGAATTTCTAGAAATGCAAAAAAATTGAATTGTAAATTTCAATTGTACTACTGGAAATTCTGTTTTTGGTATATGTTAAAAGAAAAGTAAAATTTGATTGGTAAATAATAGcaaggacattttttgaaattttaaaattATGAGGGGTGTTATTTCCAAAAACGACACTGCCCTCGTAAAATTATttccaaaaatttcaaaatttacAGTCCAGACGCGTGGATTTGAAATTGCTGGGGCGATACCGAAAATTTCAAAAACAGTGAGTATTTATATCGATTTTTTCAAAAAATTCGGTATTTTGTATCGGAAATTTCAAATTTTCCGGTATTTTCATGAAATATTTACCGAAAAATTCAATATTTTAGGTATGGAATCCCATTGACTATACCGGAAATTTCATAATTTCCTGTAGTTATAAAAACTCGATTTTGTATCGGAAATTCTGAAATTTCTGGGATATATACCATGGGAATTTATATCGGAAATTTTGAAATTTCTGATATGTACCAAAACtttgttttatattaaaaatTATGAAATTGCCGGTAGTTGctaatatatatattttttaatttttcctTCTTTTGCAGTGAAATACAGAGGCAGAGACAACACTATTGCAGGGAGAGTTGTTGATCGAGCGGAAGACCAGGCTAGGGCTTCCAAGGGTGTTAAGGGTGAGTCTTCCCATATACGGTCTGGACGAGTGGGCCCAACCGGTTCACACCGGAAGTGGTTGGCTGAATAGGGTCAGTTTTGGGCACCTCGTATCACTCGATGTCGATTGGTACAGTGAGTATAGTAGCCTAGAGATGAGGTGGTGCCAgatgttgctgttgttgatgGAGTGGTTGATTTGGTGGTTAAGGAGGTTATAGATccggttgttgttgttgacgaggctgGTTTGGAGGAGGTTGCTCGGGTGGTCCAGCCAGATGCTGATGTTGTTGATTAGGTCTCATCGGTTACTGCTGACACAGAGGTTATAACTCCTTCGATCGATTCCTCTATGCACACTAATTAAGGATTCTCTAGAGGACCCATTGACCGGTCAGTGCTTACCGAGTATGTTGACCACGTGGTGTTACGAGTATGATAGAGAGAGGTATATGTCTTTTATGTTTAACTCTAATTTGTTTATTATTGTGCCATGAAAGCTAAATGCtaatttatttatatttgttTATCGCAGGAGCGTCTCACATTAAAGGTGACATCACACATGTCAAAGATGAAAGACTTCCCGAAGATTCTGATGCCTGAGCAGGTCATCCGAATTATATAGGACTTTCAGCTGCTTGATTTTGCCCATTGCTCCCTCACCATGCTTGACGCTCCACTACTTAGTGCTTTTATTGAGAGATGGAACAATgagacatcttcatttcatcTTCTGTTGGAAGATGACTATCACTCTGGATGATGTCTCCTCATTGTTCAATTTTCCCATCGGATGCCTGAGCAGGTCATCCGAATTATATAGGACTTTCAGCTGCTTGATTTTGCCCATTGCTCCCTCACCATGCTTGACGCTCCACTACTTAGTGCTTTTATTGAGAGATGGAACAAtgagacatcttcatttcaccTTCTGTTGGAAGATGACTATCACTCTGGATGATGTCTCCTCATTGTTCAATTTTCCCATTGGTGGCAAATTCTGGACGACTCTCGTAGTTAGCATGTCCCTTGCATGTCAGATTGTTGCACGAGATTTTGGAGTGTATGATGTGGCCGTGCAGGAGGATTTTGGCGTCAACAAGGGCGCACATCTTTGTATGTCTTGGCTTCAGAAGATGTACGACGAGCTTGTAGCGGATGAGAGTTATGAGGTTGCTGCTAGGGCGTACATGCTACATATAATAACATATACTCTTTTTGCGGACAAGTATGATGTTTATATTGATTCCCAATATGTGTGCCTCTTCAGTAGGCTCGAGGAGACCAGTTGGGCTCGGGGGTGTGTTGCATTGCCACTTTTGTATACAACCCTTAGAGTGACGATGGTCTTTGAGACCAAACAACTTGCTCGCTATTTGAGTCTGTTACATGCATACTTGAAATTATTAGTTGTTGTTGATTTCTTATTTAATCCTCATGAATATCATTTCTTATTAATTATGTATTGTGTCTTTGTTTTGACATCAAATTTGGATATACGAGCATTTCTCCAGCATCTGTGATAGGAGTGTGCAACATTTCCTAGTGGGGTTCCCACAGGCAGAGATACGGAAGGCCAGACAGGCACATCCCGGTGGTGTTGCTGAGTACATAATGAGGCTCGGTGCATTGACTATAGATGATGTCATCTGGACACCATATACTGGTCATAGAGTCCTCTGTGAGTTCGAGGAGTCGTCATTATATTTAGGATATATGCGGTGGGAGACCATGGTCGCTAGACACTTGTGTGAGAGGTGTTTGTGACAGTATGATTACGTTCAGAGTATCCCACGATCAGTTCCAGATATACCATCTGCGGGCATTGATGGATGGTTTTATAGTAACTTCATCAGCTTCGGTCGTGCCATTAGAGATTAGGCAGTTAGGGTTTAACACTCATCACAATGTGAGGATGATTACTTAGAGTGATACATCATTGTATCACACGCTCACATCATCCCACCTACTACTGATGTGGGGCCTTCTGGAGCTGGGGTACTTGTTGATGACGTGTCACTGTCTCCTACAGCTGATGTTGATGTCCAACAGCGTCTCTACATGATTGTAGTTATTATGGAAAACCTCATGAGTTTGGTAAACCCAGATTTATACTAGATTATCTCGGACTGCAGACATAGCCAATGGGGGGCATATTTAGATATCTTTTGTATATCATGGATTTCGTATATTATGTATTATTTGTATACTATTTAGACTTTTTCATCATaactttttattgaataataTTTTTGATGACATAACTTAAACATCAACATTGAAATACAAATATCACATCAACATTAACTTAAACATAACttaagaaaaaaataataaataagaaaaaCCTAAACATTGTCTTATGATTATGGACGTTTCAACATCTCCATTATGTCGTCAACAAATCTTGAAAGCCTAACATATCATTCGTATCCTTTGTTATCCTACGGCGAAATGAACTCCACATTTTCTTCACATCTTCGTCGGTCTTCAACTCAATAAGGTTGTATTTCACTCTCCCGTCAGTATTAGTCCAATCTTCACGAAACTCGATTTTTCTCACCTTCCTAGTTTCAATATTAATACAATAATTCATTCAATTTGGACGTCAGACTGGCGAGAGATGCGGTGCAATCCGGAAGCCTAAACTCTATGGGTGGTGTAGCTCCGTTAAAGTACATTTCTGACTTAATCAAAAATTgaggaaaatatattttttgaGATGTTTTTATCAAACATGTGACCCTCTATTTATACAACTTTGCATTTATTCTAGATTACACAAAATTGTCGGTGCAATCATAGAACGtccaaaaaatcaaaaaaataacCCTTCCAAAAATTTCATTTAGGTAGAAATTTCCGATAATCACGTGTAAATTTCAAAATTTCGAAAATTAATGAAACAAATCAGAAAATTTTGAATATCTGATATATCAAAAATTTAAAATATCCTACTGAAAATTTTGAAGTATATCAAAATTTTGTTAAAACTGTAAAAAATTTCATTCAAATTTTTTATTCAATTTTCAAttagaaacaatttggataatATAAAAATATGGGTGCCAAATATAATTTGGGTTTGACATAAAGAATTTTCCAAGTTAAATCCTCGTAATGGACCAAGCTTAAAGCTTCAAAACTTGAGCCCATAAGTTGCTTTCCTCTCCTCCACGTCCTCCTCCATCTTCcaccaaaaacaaaaaatcatCACCTCTCTGCAGCTACCTCTTATGGTTCTTCTTCTAGCTTCCAACTTCTACAACCCAACAACATCTCACCATGAAGCTCTCCCTCAAATTCCACAACACCAACGAAAATCAACAAACCCAAATAATGACAGCAAAACTACCcatcaccattttcaatcatcCCTTACTTTCAACCATCACCGCCACAGGTAACTCCACTTCCGATTTCTCATTCTCACTCTCAACTAACTTCCCAACAGGTCCAACTCTCAAACTCTCTTACACTCCCACCGCCACAAATGCCTCATCTCTCCCCTTTTCTCTCTCCCTCAAATCCGGTTTAGGCCTTTCCGGTTCACCTCGTCATTCTCCTCTCGTCTTCTCAGctaatctctctctctctactCCTTCCTCTACTATTCCTCTTCTTCTCCCTTCTTTCTCTCTTCACTTTAAACCCCAATTCGGTCATTTCTCTCTCCATAAAACTGTTTTCTCTGATTCTAACCCTAACCCTAACCCTAATACTAACAACATCACCAAAACTATTTCTGATTCTAACCCTCTTTCTGTTTCGCCTCAATTCGAAAAGGGTTTTCTTCCTGTTCAAGATGGATGTTCCTCCGGTTGGCAAAATTTGAACTTGGAACCATTTGGCCATAGAGACgacaataacaataacaacaacgttgttgttggtgttggtgttgttcCAGATGGTAAGAACAGTGAAAAACATGGTCTTTCACCTTCTGTTGCTGTTATGGCTAGAACTATTCTACCTGTGACACAAGGGTTATTGTTGAAATTTCGTTGGGGTGTCAATTTTCCGGGGAATAAGTCTGGTTTGAAAATACCATATTTGACAGTGAATAAAATTGGATTGGAGCGGGTTGAGGAAGTGAAGCTAAATGAGTTGAACCGCGCTCAGGAAGGCGATTTGCAGATGGTGAAGGATGTGTGTTTAATGGCAAAAGGTGATTTGGAGAATGTTGAGAAGGAAAATAAGGAGATGAAGAAAGTGTTGGATGAAATGAAAATGAGAGTTTCTAGGGGTGAAGCGAAGCTTGTGAATCCGAAGAAACATCTTTCAGGCGAGAGCTTTCAAACTCGGGCAAGCTATAACAATAACAATGACAGAAAGAAGAGTGAGAAAAAACAACCAAACAAGTCACAGAATGTTGGAGTAGTGAGTGATTTGGAATCTGAATTGGAAAAAGCTATAAAAGCCGCCACTGCCACCGCTGCTTCTTCTTCCTAGCAACGACTCGAAGATCATCACTACTACCACTTTACATTGTTATAGAGAATTCTATGTATTGTAGTTGAAGTATATAATCGTTGACTAGTTAAGTGTAAATGTGTAACAATCAGATTGTATAGTGCTTTGTATTTGGAAACACATATTGTTATTATTCATGCAAGCAATAAAGGGGAGAACAAGTTTGTATTACAAGTCATCCAAAATACATAATACCTAAGTGTTCACAAACCTACAATTCCTTCTTATTTCTCCTGCATCTCCTGTAAGAACATTGATGTTTCCCATCTTAATCATAGACTTAGCAAATGAAGTAAAGAAAAGTTTTTCATTGGAGGCATAGCTCCACACCTGCTCCCTGATCTTTCCATCCATGTCTTGGCTGATCAAAACATTATCAGAACCTAACAATCCCTTTCCTTCAAGAATGTTTATGAAGTAGTGGTTATCAAACCTTTTCGGTGTTTGAAAATCAAGGGGTGCGAATTTGTTGTCCCTTCCTTTAACAGGACAAATTGACCCTAGGATTCTTCTGAAGGTTGTGTATCTTTTGTAGTGATCGTAGTCGTAGCCGTAGTGATATTCTTGTTTTGTTTCGTAGATCCTTTGCCTGAAACTAACACATCTTGCCCTTCCTATAGTATGGCTACCTGTTTTTTTTAATCGAAATTAGTAAAATTGGTGAGTTTGAAAACTTATTTTCCGAATCGCGAATTTACCTGATAGAACCACCAAGTCTTCGACATCAAGACCTTGTTGCTTAAAGTTGTTGATTAAAGTATGTAAAGAAGAATTTGGAGCAGGGATGAATAGGTTGGCTCCACTGAAACTTGACTCAAGGGAATCCTTCCTCCCAAGCCACACATCCCATCTTAGTCCTCCTCTCTTCAAAACAAACAATCTAATCATTGGTAAGAAAAAAAGTTATGAATGATTTGAATCACAAATTCTCGCAGTCAGTACATCGGTGATCATTGGATCAAGATCAGACGATACAAAAAACTCTAAAATCTCGACAGACTAATCAATGATCATTGATGTCCTGTCTCTGTGAATGCGTGAGATTTGTGATGCAAATAGAATGAGTAGAGAGAAAATGTGTACCAATTCAACAGCATCACGAGCAGCCATAGCAAGAATATCAGCACATGAAACAGTGAGAGGACATTCCTCCTCAAGTAAATACTTTATCTTGTCGATGACTTCAAATCCTCGTAAAGAATTCAAATTCGGTCCAGCTTGTTTCTCACTCGTCATTCCCTCAACACTATCCAAAAGTACTGATGCATCACATCCCTTATTTTCATTTCAACAACCAACAGTATAAGACCAAATAAAAATTAAAACGAATAAAGAACAATCGAATGAAAATAATCGAACATTGAAATGCTTATATATGGTTAATTTAATTACCATGACAAAACAATCGTGGAAGTGTAATCGAAGTAATGACGCTGCTAAACGTGGATCTTTGAAAATCGCTACTTCCATGTTATGTCTCACTATCTCTTCAGCTAAGGGACACTTTTCCTTGTAATACTCGTGAACAAGAAATTCACTACTCTTCATAGTGTGAATATTGGACAAAACAGCAATTAGGATCAGTAACAGTTTCAAAAGCTCCATTGGaagaaaatggtgaagaaaaaaaaggaaatgGGATGCTGCAGAAGTCTTAAGTTGAATGTGCTTATAGAGTTGAAAGGTTTAATAAAGATGTTTTTGTTGCATTGTTTGTTGGTGTTTGTTTCTACATTTTCAAACCAACCTTAATGTGGAGAATTTTGTCAGGTGCTTTTGTTTCACCTAGAATTGGTGCAACCAACTTGACCTATTgtttttttaattccattttgCAGATAAGTACTCAATCTGCTACAAACCAGAAAAAAATGCATGAATAATTTAAAACATCATTCCACAAAAATCAATTTATTAGGTTACATAGAACTTGTCTATTGTTACAATTACAACAAAACAACCAAGACACATGTCTAATGATGAGGCCAAAATTGAATAATGGTTTTTACTGtgaaaaaagaaacaaaaaatgTCAAATTCCTCCTATATACTATATTGTATAACTATATACACTTAGCTTCCTCCTATACAATTTTTAGTTCTAGTAAAATTGACCATCTTCTTCATCAGGGAAAATCTCAGGATGAACCGCAGCAGTACTAGTAAAATTTAGGGCTCTTCTTAGTTTGCGATGATCGAATACTTCGACTTCAACCGAGAAAATTGAACTAACCGGTCTATGATCCGAGAGCTTAATTTCCGCACGTTCGTATTGTAGTTGCTTTATTCCTTTTCCTAGCCATAGTATACGGTCACACCTGCATATACATAAAAACTAACAGTATCAATATTTGTCGTTTAAATTAAAGAAACATATCTATTACCATCGTTATAAATATCGAAATTACCATGCAGGAGCTCGTTTTTTCTCGCCTTCCTTCGGAATCTCACCAACATATCTATCAGAGTTGATTTCGTATTTGTAAGTAGGTGCAAAGTTTATGAACCCTTCTTTCCATCCTTCAAATACGCGTCCAACACGCAGTTCGTTGCTTAGCTACATACCGAATTAACAGATAAAGTAATAGTTAGTTACAAATTGTTTAATCTAGGACAGCAAAAAGAACAGAACATAAACATATAAATATGGAAACTTGTTTGTCAC includes these proteins:
- the LOC127120542 gene encoding peroxidase 20, giving the protein MELLKLLLILIAVLSNIHTMKSSEFLVHEYYKEKCPLAEEIVRHNMEVAIFKDPRLAASLLRLHFHDCFVMGCDASVLLDSVEGMTSEKQAGPNLNSLRGFEVIDKIKYLLEEECPLTVSCADILAMAARDAVELRGGLRWDVWLGRKDSLESSFSGANLFIPAPNSSLHTLINNFKQQGLDVEDLVVLSGSHTIGRARCVSFRQRIYETKQEYHYGYDYDHYKRYTTFRRILGSICPVKGRDNKFAPLDFQTPKRFDNHYFINILEGKGLLGSDNVLISQDMDGKIREQVWSYASNEKLFFTSFAKSMIKMGNINVLTGDAGEIRRNCRFVNT
- the LOC127120541 gene encoding uncharacterized protein LOC127120541; the encoded protein is MKLSLKFHNTNENQQTQIMTAKLPITIFNHPLLSTITATGNSTSDFSFSLSTNFPTGPTLKLSYTPTATNASSLPFSLSLKSGLGLSGSPRHSPLVFSANLSLSTPSSTIPLLLPSFSLHFKPQFGHFSLHKTVFSDSNPNPNPNTNNITKTISDSNPLSVSPQFEKGFLPVQDGCSSGWQNLNLEPFGHRDDNNNNNNVVVGVGVVPDGKNSEKHGLSPSVAVMARTILPVTQGLLLKFRWGVNFPGNKSGLKIPYLTVNKIGLERVEEVKLNELNRAQEGDLQMVKDVCLMAKGDLENVEKENKEMKKVLDEMKMRVSRGEAKLVNPKKHLSGESFQTRASYNNNNDRKKSEKKQPNKSQNVGVVSDLESELEKAIKAATATAASSS